The following coding sequences are from one Leptolyngbya sp. NIES-3755 window:
- a CDS encoding pepF/M3 family oligoendopeptidase (similar to AA sequence:cyanobase_aa:LBDG_02210), which translates to MTQAVELTQLDSPQEWDLSDLYKGFDDPRLTQDLESLQTQASDFRESFRGRVKDLSPEQLADCFKALEAIAEKSGYLYAFPSLIFSADTRNTEAKQFLDKAMEALTGVENQLLFFDLELQKLAASKFEQLQKASVLSAYQHYLNRIAKYRPHTLSEEVEQTRNQDSLTGRQAFIQLRSVHLGEQEYEPVTTPDDRTVNTESELSALLYHPDPEIRTAGYQSVRKVMKQHNSLYGYIMNTVAQDHKIENQMRGYESTLQKQLLADEVSEPVFRAIMSGTGDRFDLFQRYYKLKGQALGQKIRTADLYAPWTTEATPPVTYQAGVGTLLAALDQFDPNYARRAEEFFLKNWVDAKVRPGKRGGAFCSYTYGKHSYLLMSYTDDYNSLFTLAHEMGHGLHFAWIDDRQTYFNSNPPMVLAEIASTFNELLLLDYLLKQAQDDKSLTKSLITRQLEDQLNLLFRQSTISRLELAIHDRAAQGSFDHTFVNEEWMKLYQTLCGDAVEVLPEHQYDWARIGHIYFKPYYCYQYTASNIVSLACYQKYLEVGKDFIPGYLELLAAGGSVDQVEALRRYVGVDIEDPATIRGALTYVEKLLDQLQASL; encoded by the coding sequence ATGACACAAGCAGTTGAACTCACGCAGCTAGACAGTCCTCAAGAGTGGGATTTGTCCGATCTCTACAAAGGCTTTGACGATCCGAGGTTGACGCAGGATCTAGAGTCGTTGCAAACTCAAGCCAGCGATTTTCGTGAGTCGTTTCGCGGCAGGGTAAAGGATCTAAGCCCGGAACAATTGGCGGACTGTTTTAAAGCGTTGGAAGCGATCGCGGAAAAGTCAGGCTATCTCTACGCTTTCCCGTCTCTGATTTTTAGTGCTGATACTCGCAACACTGAAGCAAAACAATTCCTCGACAAAGCGATGGAAGCACTGACAGGTGTAGAAAATCAGCTATTGTTCTTTGATCTCGAATTGCAAAAATTAGCAGCATCGAAGTTTGAACAACTGCAAAAAGCTTCTGTTCTTTCCGCTTACCAGCACTATCTAAACCGGATTGCGAAGTATCGTCCGCACACCCTATCTGAAGAAGTTGAACAAACCCGAAATCAGGATAGTCTGACTGGACGACAAGCATTTATCCAACTGCGATCGGTACATTTGGGCGAACAAGAATACGAGCCTGTCACCACTCCCGACGATCGCACGGTGAACACAGAATCCGAACTGAGTGCATTGCTCTACCATCCCGATCCAGAGATTCGCACCGCAGGCTATCAATCCGTTCGTAAAGTGATGAAGCAGCACAATTCGCTGTATGGCTACATCATGAACACAGTCGCGCAAGATCACAAGATCGAGAACCAAATGCGCGGTTATGAATCGACCTTGCAAAAGCAGCTTTTAGCCGATGAAGTCTCTGAGCCTGTGTTTAGAGCAATCATGTCGGGAACTGGCGATCGCTTTGATTTGTTCCAACGCTACTACAAGCTAAAAGGTCAAGCATTAGGACAAAAGATTCGCACCGCTGATCTCTATGCACCTTGGACAACTGAAGCGACTCCGCCTGTCACTTATCAAGCAGGAGTTGGAACGCTACTTGCCGCATTAGATCAATTTGATCCGAACTATGCACGACGAGCAGAAGAGTTCTTCTTGAAAAACTGGGTTGATGCGAAAGTTCGTCCTGGTAAGCGGGGGGGTGCATTCTGTTCCTACACTTACGGCAAACATAGTTATCTATTAATGTCGTACACCGATGATTACAATTCGCTGTTCACTCTGGCGCACGAAATGGGTCACGGATTGCACTTCGCTTGGATTGACGATCGACAAACCTATTTCAACAGTAATCCGCCAATGGTGCTGGCTGAAATCGCTTCGACTTTCAATGAATTGTTGTTGCTCGATTATCTATTGAAGCAAGCGCAAGACGACAAGTCATTGACCAAATCACTGATTACACGGCAGCTTGAGGATCAGTTAAATCTATTGTTCCGTCAGAGCACGATCAGCCGTTTGGAACTTGCAATTCACGATCGAGCCGCTCAAGGTAGTTTTGATCATACGTTCGTTAACGAAGAATGGATGAAATTGTATCAAACGCTGTGTGGGGATGCGGTTGAAGTGTTACCAGAGCATCAGTACGATTGGGCACGAATTGGGCATATCTATTTCAAGCCATACTACTGCTACCAATATACGGCATCGAACATTGTGAGCCTTGCTTGCTATCAGAAGTATCTTGAAGTTGGGAAAGACTTTATTCCTGGTTATTTGGAGCTTCTAGCAGCGGGTGGAAGTGTGGATCAAGTTGAAGCACTTCGGCGCTATGTTGGTGTGGACATTGAAGATCCAGCAACGATTCGAGGTGCATTAACTTACGTCGAGAAACTGTTGGATCAGTTGCAAGCTAGTTTGTAA
- a CDS encoding hypothetical protein (hypothetical protein Npun_R2822;~similar to AA sequence:cyanobase_aa:LBDG_07760) — translation MKRGIYIVANDKVTENAIALLNSIRLFDPEIAIYLIPFNDEYQTVFSTLNRLHNVQLFPDLELLERLTGRVGEIFDRDFLKLPNKMRKLAVWFGVLDEFLYIDTDIVVFDKIADTLNHLSNCDFFCCDYHYASEGLSNIFSPEVKNTIFTEEQLKDVFNSGFWGSRKGVITEEQLYEILQDCAQHREYFDFTQGVTDQPILNYLILKRFEKRMNLVKPPENAPGSWAGSNHFENRQYVLYDRGQKLKYLHWAGISIHPGAPYWNVWEHYRCLHDPSSAFWRKLSRLVPFKA, via the coding sequence ATGAAACGCGGAATCTACATTGTTGCCAACGACAAAGTTACGGAGAATGCGATCGCGCTTCTCAACAGTATTCGATTGTTTGATCCAGAGATTGCCATCTATCTGATTCCGTTTAACGACGAGTATCAAACGGTTTTCTCAACCTTGAATCGATTACACAATGTGCAGCTATTTCCTGACTTGGAACTATTAGAGCGGTTAACGGGTCGAGTTGGAGAAATCTTCGATCGGGATTTTCTCAAGCTTCCCAACAAAATGCGAAAGCTGGCAGTCTGGTTCGGTGTTCTCGATGAATTTCTCTACATTGATACAGACATTGTTGTATTTGACAAAATTGCAGATACCTTAAACCATCTCTCGAACTGTGACTTTTTCTGCTGTGACTATCACTATGCAAGCGAAGGTCTAAGCAATATCTTTTCGCCAGAAGTGAAGAACACAATTTTTACTGAAGAACAACTAAAAGACGTGTTCAACAGTGGATTCTGGGGATCTCGCAAAGGCGTGATCACTGAAGAGCAACTGTACGAAATTCTCCAAGATTGCGCTCAACATCGGGAATACTTCGACTTTACGCAAGGCGTGACCGATCAGCCGATTTTAAACTACCTAATTCTGAAGCGCTTTGAAAAGCGGATGAACTTAGTCAAGCCGCCAGAAAATGCTCCGGGAAGTTGGGCAGGTTCTAATCATTTTGAGAATCGACAGTATGTTTTATACGATCGAGGTCAAAAACTAAAATATCTTCACTGGGCAGGGATTTCAATTCATCCGGGTGCTCCCTATTGGAACGTATGGGAACACTATCGATGTTTACATGATCCCAGTTCCGCATTCTGGCGCAAACTCTCTCGCCTTGTGCCATTCAAAGCTTAG
- a CDS encoding hypothetical protein (hypothetical protein Npun_R2823;~similar to AA sequence:cyanobase_aa:LBDG_07750): protein MNGICTLANDRVFDQLVALLNSIEVNIGRETPVCIYPFDDKLDRIREEIRDRPNVMIYDDPDSIRAWDEFMQRIAPERLDQSKRLYGAHRRFCAFDAPFDRFIYMDADTLAMSSMAHIFELLNQHDWVVYDFQFLDPSKIYNLDSPKLYEVFPKERIDREIFCSGFFAGKRGLFTPEQRETLIAQLLAGDREILYGGAGEQPVINYMVMKSGIKSCNVAQLLPFGQSTGCSITSKHFEEKEHVLYDRGLRLTYLHYIGVKPQRMEQLCQQGTGDFPYRDLFLHYRFLHQPEQRPVLQAAPKPTLIQKVLHKLKRA, encoded by the coding sequence ATGAATGGAATTTGTACTCTGGCAAACGATCGAGTATTTGATCAATTAGTGGCTTTGCTCAATAGCATTGAAGTCAACATCGGACGCGAAACTCCGGTTTGTATCTATCCGTTTGATGACAAGCTCGATCGCATTCGGGAAGAGATTCGCGATCGTCCAAACGTGATGATTTACGATGACCCAGATTCGATTCGGGCTTGGGATGAATTCATGCAGCGCATTGCTCCAGAACGATTAGACCAGAGCAAGCGTCTATATGGAGCACATCGGCGGTTTTGCGCGTTTGATGCACCGTTCGATCGCTTTATCTACATGGATGCGGATACGCTGGCGATGAGTTCAATGGCTCACATCTTTGAACTGTTGAATCAGCATGATTGGGTGGTGTATGACTTCCAGTTTCTTGATCCTAGCAAAATCTACAATCTGGATTCTCCCAAGCTCTACGAAGTGTTTCCGAAAGAGCGAATCGATCGAGAAATCTTTTGCTCAGGATTCTTTGCAGGAAAGCGCGGATTGTTCACTCCAGAGCAGCGAGAGACATTAATTGCACAGTTACTTGCAGGCGATCGGGAAATTCTCTATGGTGGCGCAGGTGAACAACCTGTGATCAATTACATGGTGATGAAATCAGGGATTAAATCCTGTAATGTCGCTCAACTTTTACCGTTTGGACAATCGACTGGATGTTCGATCACGAGCAAGCACTTTGAAGAGAAAGAGCATGTTTTATACGATCGAGGACTTCGATTAACGTACTTACATTACATCGGAGTCAAACCGCAGCGAATGGAACAGCTTTGTCAACAGGGAACGGGCGATTTCCCCTATCGAGATTTGTTTCTGCACTATCGATTTTTACATCAGCCAGAGCAGCGACCTGTTTTGCAAGCAGCACCAAAACCAACTCTTATTCAGAAAGTTCTACACAAGCTAAAACGAGCATGA
- a CDS encoding nucleoside-diphosphate-sugar epimerase (similar to AA sequence:cyanobase_aa:LBDG_07780) → MTLSIVTGAAGFIGSHLVEALLKRGDRVIGVDQFNDYYDSALKWKNLAQSLSHPNFELIEADIQKLDWNALLTDVEVVYHQAAQAGVRSSWGAGFRTYTEQNINATQVLLEAAKSAKHLQRFIYASSSSIYGNAETLPTVETICPQPVSPYGITKLAAEQLCGLYHQNFGVPTCSLRYFTVYGQRQRPDMGFHKFLKAALYDEAIVIYGDGQQTRDFTFVSDAIAANLAAATVPEAIGEVFNIGGGSRVVLTDVIATMETIIGRSIRQEKIETAIGDARHTSADVSKAKRILNYQPKVSLKEGLTHEWNWIRSLYH, encoded by the coding sequence ATGACTCTTAGCATCGTGACCGGAGCGGCAGGATTTATCGGCTCTCATTTAGTTGAGGCATTGTTGAAGCGTGGCGATCGTGTCATCGGAGTCGATCAATTCAACGATTATTATGATTCCGCCCTTAAATGGAAAAATCTCGCTCAAAGCCTGTCTCACCCTAATTTTGAGTTAATCGAAGCCGATATTCAGAAACTCGACTGGAATGCGCTGCTCACCGATGTTGAAGTCGTTTACCACCAAGCCGCGCAAGCGGGGGTTCGATCGAGTTGGGGGGCTGGATTTCGCACCTACACCGAGCAAAACATCAATGCAACTCAGGTGCTTCTAGAGGCTGCAAAATCCGCCAAACACTTACAGCGATTCATTTACGCCTCTAGTTCTTCAATCTACGGCAATGCTGAAACGCTTCCGACCGTTGAAACTATTTGCCCGCAGCCTGTTTCTCCTTACGGAATTACGAAACTAGCAGCAGAACAACTCTGTGGACTGTATCATCAAAATTTTGGTGTTCCGACCTGTTCACTCCGGTATTTTACGGTTTACGGTCAGCGGCAACGTCCCGATATGGGATTCCACAAATTTCTCAAAGCAGCGTTGTATGATGAAGCGATCGTCATTTACGGCGATGGTCAACAAACCCGCGATTTTACCTTTGTCAGTGATGCGATCGCGGCAAATCTCGCAGCAGCGACCGTTCCCGAAGCGATTGGGGAAGTTTTCAACATCGGGGGCGGGAGTCGAGTCGTACTCACCGATGTGATTGCAACAATGGAGACGATCATCGGTCGATCGATTCGCCAAGAAAAGATCGAAACTGCGATCGGAGATGCGCGTCATACCTCCGCTGATGTGTCCAAAGCGAAACGGATTCTGAACTATCAGCCGAAGGTCTCCTTGAAAGAAGGACTCACACACGAATGGAACTGGATTCGATCGCTGTATCATTGA
- a CDS encoding hypothetical protein (conserved hypothetical protein;~similar to AA sequence:cyanobase_aa:LBDG_07770): MKYGIYILANDVVFDQLIALLNSIETNISPEIPICIIPYNDRLDKVRSEIANRPQVSLFENTESIQRWETFATQVWKSHDRAQKAWRDRQFPEVYRIEMHRKLCCFDGEFDRFVYFDADTLALSSLDAIFQKLEQYDWVANDYQYSSDIKYIFDAPQTELLKVFDPETQRNIFCAGWFASKKHVFTDEILRSLLTSLHSGEVDLLALWGTDQSLMNYMVLRSQISYYNFAMTGTAPGSHWSTTFEERDRILYDKGQPLTYLHYMSVPASAFTRLCQGEEASIPYRDLFLHYRYLKSPHDRPTEFKVPNRISQARSAMAQFHKRKMNNLNFRFRKLKHQIKLCQQKSTIE; this comes from the coding sequence ATGAAGTATGGAATCTATATTCTGGCGAATGATGTTGTATTCGATCAGTTGATTGCTCTGCTCAATAGCATTGAAACAAACATCAGTCCTGAAATTCCAATCTGCATCATTCCTTATAACGATCGACTCGATAAAGTACGATCGGAGATTGCAAATCGCCCTCAAGTTTCGCTGTTTGAGAACACAGAATCGATTCAGCGTTGGGAAACCTTTGCGACTCAAGTTTGGAAGTCACACGATCGTGCTCAAAAAGCTTGGCGCGATCGACAATTTCCTGAAGTGTATCGCATCGAAATGCACCGGAAATTGTGCTGCTTTGACGGAGAGTTCGATCGATTTGTTTACTTTGATGCGGATACTTTAGCGCTTAGCTCACTGGATGCAATTTTCCAGAAGCTAGAACAATACGATTGGGTTGCAAATGACTATCAATACAGTTCAGATATCAAATACATTTTTGATGCGCCCCAAACAGAATTGCTCAAAGTCTTTGATCCTGAGACACAGCGAAATATCTTCTGTGCTGGCTGGTTTGCCTCGAAGAAACATGTTTTCACCGATGAAATACTGCGATCGCTCTTAACTTCACTCCACTCCGGAGAAGTGGATTTGCTTGCACTTTGGGGAACTGACCAATCGTTGATGAACTACATGGTGCTGCGAAGTCAAATCTCTTACTACAATTTTGCGATGACTGGAACTGCACCCGGTTCACATTGGTCAACCACATTCGAGGAACGCGATCGCATTCTCTACGATAAAGGGCAACCGCTGACGTACTTACACTACATGAGCGTCCCCGCTTCTGCCTTCACACGCCTGTGTCAAGGTGAAGAAGCTTCTATTCCATATCGGGATTTGTTTTTGCACTATCGCTATCTCAAATCCCCGCACGATCGCCCAACAGAGTTCAAAGTGCCCAATCGTATTTCTCAAGCTCGATCAGCGATGGCGCAGTTCCACAAACGGAAAATGAACAATCTCAATTTTCGTTTCCGTAAGCTCAAACATCAAATAAAACTTTGTCAACAGAAGTCAACGATCGAGTAA
- a CDS encoding glycogen synthase (similar to AA sequence:cyanobase_aa:LBDG_02200), whose protein sequence is MYIVQIASECAPVIKAGGLGDVVYGLSRELENQGHCVELILPKYDCMRYDHIWGLHDAYRDLYVPWFDSWVHCSVYCGWVHGRVCFFIEPHSEDFFFDRGCYYGCNDDNMRFAFFSKAALEFLLQSNKRPDVIHCHDWQTGLVPVMLFEIYKYHGMPNQRVCYSIHNFKHQGFGGSDILEATQLRRPEYYFSYDKLRDNFNPFSINFMKGGIVYANAVNTVSPHHAWEARHTTISYGLGHTLEVHQDKFTGILNGLDYGFWNPENDRYLPYHYSADSFEQKHYNTKALRERLLLRETEKPIVCFVGRLDDQKGVHLVHHAMYYTLERGGQFVLLGSATETAIDEWFKHEKEFLNNNPDCHIELGFNEELSHLIYAGSDMIVVPSNFEPCGLTQVIALKYGTVPIVRGVGGLVNTVFDHDYDQAHPPEERNGFVFYESDNIALESGMTRAFDLWGQNRKIFNQLATQGMKYDYSWKDPAKEYVEMYDRIRHKD, encoded by the coding sequence ATGTACATCGTGCAAATTGCCTCCGAATGCGCCCCAGTGATTAAAGCGGGAGGCTTAGGAGATGTCGTCTACGGTCTGAGTCGTGAACTGGAGAACCAAGGGCACTGCGTCGAATTGATTCTGCCGAAGTATGACTGTATGCGGTATGACCACATTTGGGGACTGCACGATGCGTACCGCGATTTGTATGTGCCTTGGTTCGATAGTTGGGTGCATTGTTCGGTGTACTGCGGTTGGGTGCATGGGCGAGTGTGCTTTTTTATTGAGCCGCACAGCGAGGATTTTTTCTTCGATCGAGGATGTTACTACGGCTGCAATGATGACAATATGCGCTTCGCGTTCTTCAGTAAGGCTGCACTAGAATTCTTACTGCAAAGCAACAAGCGACCGGATGTGATTCATTGTCATGATTGGCAGACGGGATTAGTTCCAGTGATGCTGTTTGAGATTTATAAGTATCATGGAATGCCAAATCAGCGAGTGTGCTACAGCATTCATAACTTTAAGCATCAGGGCTTTGGTGGTTCGGATATCTTAGAAGCGACGCAGCTTAGACGACCGGAGTACTATTTTAGCTATGACAAGCTGAGAGACAATTTCAATCCGTTCTCGATTAATTTCATGAAAGGTGGAATTGTTTACGCGAATGCTGTAAATACGGTTTCGCCACATCACGCTTGGGAAGCTCGACATACAACGATTAGCTATGGTTTGGGACATACCTTAGAGGTACATCAAGACAAATTCACTGGAATTCTCAACGGGCTTGACTACGGTTTTTGGAATCCAGAGAACGATCGATATCTTCCCTATCATTATTCTGCGGATAGCTTTGAGCAAAAACACTACAACACTAAAGCACTCCGAGAACGATTGTTGTTAAGAGAAACAGAAAAGCCGATCGTGTGTTTTGTCGGTCGCTTGGATGATCAAAAAGGCGTTCATCTGGTTCATCATGCGATGTATTACACATTGGAGCGAGGTGGGCAGTTTGTATTGCTTGGATCAGCGACAGAAACGGCGATCGACGAATGGTTCAAACACGAAAAAGAATTCCTAAACAACAATCCAGACTGCCACATCGAACTTGGATTCAATGAAGAGCTATCTCATTTGATTTATGCAGGTTCGGATATGATTGTTGTTCCCAGCAACTTCGAGCCTTGTGGATTAACACAGGTCATTGCTCTAAAGTACGGAACAGTTCCGATCGTTCGGGGTGTCGGTGGTTTAGTCAATACGGTGTTTGATCATGACTATGATCAGGCTCATCCACCTGAAGAGCGCAACGGATTTGTATTCTACGAATCGGATAATATCGCGCTCGAATCGGGTATGACACGAGCATTTGACCTTTGGGGACAGAATCGGAAAATCTTCAATCAGTTAGCAACTCAGGGAATGAAGTACGACTACTCTTGGAAAGATCCAGCGAAAGAGTATGTTGAAATGTACGATCGTATTCGACACAAGGACTAA
- a CDS encoding polysaccharide pyruvyl transferase (similar to AA sequence:cyanobase_aa:Cyan7425_1129), with the protein MKIIISNTIALNGGDAAILIAIVKLLREAFGADTEFLISENQPEAAHKYYPELKFRRMLYSTIRFPPEIRWTRRFLQFLNNWRLIGGAICIDRGLDSVANLLLNDRERQSFEDYHSADLIVSTGGTYLVENYGLRPRILDYQISQALGKPLVFFTQSLGPFRTNAYYRNSLKPIFEKAALMLLRDQKSQGHLTEIGIQNPNRHVTADAVFALADQTAIAASKSPTHPLQSPLRIAISVREWKFFKQISETAGMEKYIRSIQSLITHLVQQHGAQITFISTCQGIPEYWTDDSKTAFEMYLGLPEEIQSAVKVDQSFRSPHDLIETLKTFDVVIPTRMHMAILALGAGVPVLPIAYEFKTQELFATLGLEQWVHDIETVTSESLIESFDAFLQALPEIRPVMFQGVEQLRQMALESGKLVKQAYEAKVRS; encoded by the coding sequence ATGAAAATCATCATCAGCAATACGATCGCACTCAACGGCGGTGACGCGGCAATTCTAATCGCGATCGTCAAACTTTTACGCGAAGCATTCGGAGCAGATACAGAGTTTCTAATCTCTGAAAATCAGCCTGAAGCGGCACACAAATACTATCCAGAGTTGAAGTTTCGACGGATGCTGTATTCGACGATTCGCTTTCCACCTGAAATTAGATGGACACGTCGCTTCTTACAGTTTCTCAATAATTGGCGGCTGATCGGAGGTGCAATTTGTATCGATCGAGGATTGGATAGTGTTGCGAATTTGCTGTTAAACGATCGTGAACGGCAGAGCTTTGAAGACTATCATTCAGCCGATTTGATTGTGAGTACAGGTGGAACCTATCTAGTTGAGAACTATGGACTCAGACCGAGAATTCTTGACTATCAAATCTCTCAAGCACTTGGTAAACCATTGGTGTTTTTTACACAGTCGCTTGGTCCATTTCGCACAAATGCTTACTATCGCAATTCCCTTAAGCCTATCTTTGAGAAAGCTGCATTGATGCTGCTCCGGGATCAAAAGTCTCAAGGACATCTCACCGAAATTGGCATACAGAACCCGAATCGTCATGTGACAGCGGATGCCGTTTTTGCATTGGCGGATCAGACTGCGATCGCAGCTTCTAAAAGCCCCACACACCCCTTACAATCGCCGCTGAGAATCGCGATCTCGGTTCGAGAATGGAAGTTCTTCAAACAAATCAGTGAAACGGCTGGAATGGAGAAATATATTCGATCGATTCAAAGTCTGATCACTCATTTAGTCCAGCAACACGGAGCGCAAATCACCTTCATTTCAACATGCCAAGGCATTCCCGAATATTGGACGGATGACTCGAAAACTGCCTTTGAAATGTATTTGGGCTTGCCTGAAGAGATTCAATCCGCTGTCAAAGTGGATCAGTCATTTCGGAGTCCGCATGACTTGATTGAAACCCTAAAAACTTTTGATGTGGTGATTCCTACTCGGATGCACATGGCGATTTTGGCATTAGGGGCGGGTGTCCCTGTGTTACCGATCGCGTATGAATTTAAAACGCAAGAACTGTTCGCGACACTTGGACTTGAACAATGGGTGCATGACATTGAAACGGTGACATCTGAAAGCCTGATTGAATCATTTGATGCGTTTCTTCAAGCCTTGCCAGAGATTCGTCCGGTGATGTTCCAAGGAGTTGAACAATTGCGGCAGATGGCTTTGGAGTCTGGAAAGCTGGTCAAACAAGCTTATGAGGCGAAGGTGAGATCATGA
- a CDS encoding hypothetical protein (similar to AA sequence:cyanobase_aa:Cyan7425_1962), with translation MTATLTKLPPILGATLPQTASPVFLPVTNLRLESIDSAFACALHMHQPTIPAGMNGELISNLQHMFEHPNQGDNHNAGVFAWCYGRMGEFIPDLVAQGCNPRIMLDYSGNLLWGLQQMGRDDILNNLKRITCDRQFQPYVEWLGTMWSHAVVPSTPIPDLKLHIQAWQHHFASIFGIDALQRVRGFSPPEMHLPNHPDTLFEYIKALKECGYQWLLVQEHSVECLDGSSLPHDQKYIPNQLVARNSNGETVSITALIKTQGSDTKLVAQMQPYFEAKTRSKQSINNALIPSLVSQIADGENGGVMMNEYPRDFFRIYHEIRDSGNNHSGVVAINGTEYLELIESTGISANDYPQIQAVQQHKIWQKVDRVTPENVEKAIAQLKQNDDRFHIDGASWTNDLSWVKGYENVLEPMTELSALFHQRFDTNDPSVIEQSNYQEALLYNLLLQTSCFRYWGQGAWTDYAREIYRRGKSVLG, from the coding sequence ATGACTGCAACCCTCACCAAACTGCCCCCGATTTTGGGCGCGACACTGCCTCAGACCGCTTCTCCCGTCTTTTTACCGGTCACAAATTTAAGATTAGAGTCGATCGATTCCGCGTTCGCCTGCGCTCTCCACATGCACCAGCCGACGATCCCCGCTGGCATGAATGGCGAATTGATCAGCAATCTCCAACACATGTTCGAGCATCCGAACCAAGGCGACAATCACAATGCGGGCGTGTTCGCTTGGTGTTACGGTCGCATGGGTGAATTTATCCCCGATCTGGTTGCTCAAGGCTGTAATCCGCGAATTATGCTGGACTATTCCGGGAATCTGCTCTGGGGACTTCAGCAGATGGGACGGGATGATATTCTGAACAATCTGAAGCGAATTACCTGCGATCGACAATTCCAACCCTATGTTGAATGGCTCGGAACGATGTGGAGTCATGCGGTGGTTCCTTCTACTCCGATTCCCGATCTCAAACTGCATATTCAAGCATGGCAGCATCATTTCGCTTCGATCTTCGGAATCGATGCACTTCAGAGAGTTCGAGGTTTTTCGCCGCCAGAGATGCACTTACCGAATCATCCTGATACCTTGTTCGAGTACATCAAAGCCCTGAAAGAATGCGGTTATCAATGGTTGTTAGTTCAAGAACATTCTGTAGAGTGCTTAGATGGTTCAAGTTTGCCGCACGATCAGAAGTACATTCCAAATCAATTGGTTGCACGTAATTCTAATGGTGAAACCGTTTCGATTACCGCGTTGATTAAAACTCAAGGCTCAGATACGAAATTAGTCGCACAGATGCAGCCATACTTTGAGGCAAAAACTCGATCGAAGCAATCGATCAATAATGCTCTGATCCCCTCACTGGTTTCTCAGATTGCAGATGGAGAGAATGGCGGCGTAATGATGAATGAGTATCCGCGTGATTTCTTCAGGATTTATCACGAAATTCGAGATTCAGGCAACAATCATTCGGGTGTTGTCGCGATCAATGGAACAGAGTATTTAGAACTGATTGAATCGACCGGAATTAGTGCTAACGACTATCCACAGATTCAAGCGGTTCAGCAGCATAAGATTTGGCAGAAAGTCGATCGAGTCACACCTGAGAACGTGGAAAAAGCGATCGCGCAATTGAAACAAAATGACGATCGATTTCACATTGATGGCGCATCTTGGACAAACGATCTCAGTTGGGTCAAAGGCTATGAAAACGTTTTAGAACCGATGACCGAACTCAGTGCATTGTTTCATCAGAGATTCGATACGAACGATCCAAGCGTCATTGAGCAATCGAACTATCAAGAAGCACTGTTGTATAACTTGCTACTACAGACCAGTTGTTTCAGGTATTGGGGTCAAGGGGCTTGGACAGACTATGCTCGTGAAATTTATCGACGTGGAAAATCTGTCTTGGGTTAA